In Musa acuminata AAA Group cultivar baxijiao chromosome BXJ2-10, Cavendish_Baxijiao_AAA, whole genome shotgun sequence, a genomic segment contains:
- the LOC135624668 gene encoding protein CURLY FLAG LEAF 1-like: MTRPNIDMITASLRNCSLRRGRREPKPPPLPRRQQQRRHLVEDSDEIAGVTVELNSGTALPHNWEQYLDMRTGEVYYINWETGIRTTEDPRNSTIASSYSDEGEASDDEDSGSSYDASGETTGSSYDASGDTPGSSSLSSASSTETSASVDDVGSGGGGGHVLVAAGCRACFTYFMVPKRAHVCPSCGGRLFHLGNNGSS, encoded by the exons ATGACGCGGCCCAACATCGACATGATCACCGCTTCTCTCCGGAACTGCTCTCTGAGAAGAGGCCGGAGGGAGCcaaagccgccgccgctgccacggcggcagcagcagcggcgccaTCTCGTCGAGGACAGCGACGAGATCGCGGGAGTCACGGTGGAGTTGAACTCGGGGACCGCCCTCCCGCACAACTGGGAGCAGTACCTCGACATGAGG ACAGGGGAAGTCTACTACATCAACTGGGAGACCGGCATCAGAACCACGGAGGACCCGCGAAACTCCACGATCGCCTCATCCTATTCCGACGAAGGCGAGGCCTCGGATGATGAGGACAGCGGCTCCAGCTACGACGCCAGCGGAGAAACCACCGGCTCCAGCTACGATGCCAGCGGAGACACCCCCGGCTCTTCCAGCCtttcctccgcctcctccacgGAGACCTCCGCGTCCGTCGATGACgttggcagcggcggcggcggcggccacgtCCTTGTCGCCGCCGGCTGCAGAGCCTGCTTCACGTACTTCATGGTCCCTAAGCGCGCCCATGTCTGCCCGAGCTGCGGTGGCCGCCTCTTCCACCTCGGCAACAACGGCTCCTCCTGA